From Gossypium raimondii isolate GPD5lz chromosome 11, ASM2569854v1, whole genome shotgun sequence:
TTTTTGTTGCAGAAGTGAAGCTTTCGATCCATTCCATTTCTTCTCCACCATACAAACAAATCACTTTCTCTTGTCGTACCTGAAAAGTCAAACGAGTTCAGATTagtcatttataaatataaactcatttacataataattataGGTAAGGATGTGTACCCAGTTAGATAAGTTTGGTTCAAGCCCATCGACAAGCAATTCAACAGTCCAAGCCTCAGCTTTCCAGAGACTTGCTTCTCTGTCGGTGGTGAAAGGAAAGGCGGTATTTCCCCATATCCACAACATGTTGAGTGCATTGGGGCATGTCATTTTCCCTAGTGGATCCAACGTTACCACGATCGGCTTCTTCACGAAATTCCATACTTCTCTGGTGTACTTAACAACAGCCGGTTCGATAATGGAAGGATGGTTCACAGTATACCACGGCATCATCGATTGCAGACTCAAAAACTTTTGCTGATAGCTATCATTCCAAGCCGATCTGTCTACAATCGGGAGCCATACGATCTCATAGTTAACCTCAGAAGCAACTCGGTCGTATTTATAAAGGGATTCGAGAACCTGAATCTCTTCGTGGGTGATATCGAGATCAGAAATCAGCAGCAAAACATGCTTTCTTCTCAGTACCTCGATATGAACCTGTTTGATTGATACTGTTAATATAAATATCCGATTTGATGGgtggaaaataatgaaatgggGGTGTCTGAAAACGAACCTTGGTCTTATCCGGACCCAAGAGAGAGTGAGGATCTTCCTTGCTGAGTGAGAAAATTTTGAGGAGAATCTTGGAGTTGTCGAGTTGAGGAGTTCCGAAACTGTGCTTTAGGCCTTCATATGCTTCTGTTTGCTTCTTCTCATCTGCAATATTAAATGATCTTTGTAAACCATTTCTCACAGTAAGTTCAGTAAGTAAAGGACTGACCAATATGCTGATGACAAAGATGCAAAATCTTTTGAAGGTGTTCATGGATGCTGCAGACTTTATGGGCCAAGCTTGATAGTTCCCATGCCTCCGACGTCGATGTAACGAACCTTAAAGTGACcggaaaaaaatcaattacagGTAAGGTCATCACTTTGGGCTGATATATACATGGAGAAAACACAAGCAGATGGAGTGTAACTCACTCATATCTCATGCCAACAAGGCTCGTAATCTGCGCAGCACAAGCCACAACGCTTCGGATAGTCCAGTAAGCAGCTGTGGGGATATGAGCCACTGCGATCGACAGCGGCGGCACGTCGCTGGATATGTACTGAGAAGGTAACTCGGTGAACTCGACGATGCACTTGGTTACTTCCATCATTGCCTTGATGAGTTTGTGAAGTGCATCGAAATGGGGTTTCAGTGTGTGGGAATACTCTAAGATATCCGGTAGTTGTTTAAGTAGCGCCACGGATTTGGCGAGTGAGTTCGTAGTGCAGAGTTGAAGAACCAGCCAACATTCCCCGAAGTTCACGGCGAAAGCGGCTAACGTTAGCACCACTTTCGCGTCCCATGAATAGCTTGAAAGCGTGTTGAGAAGCACCATTGTTGTCGCATGAGCGTCGCCTCCGCCCGAGCACTTGCATGATATCTGCAAAACACATTTACaatacaattatataatattatccCTCGGTAAACATTCGACGGCATCGGGAATTTAgatgtaaagaaaaaagaaagttttaTCACccttggaaaagaaaagaaagtgccATAAAAGGATACATGTCACAATCAGCGAAGGTATATGTTTATTACTGCATAAAAGGGCACTGTAATGAACATATAATAAAGGTTGATACTTTTAGAATTTAGAGTTGGcgtaatattttttaaagtttttttcatatatttaaagtATCTTTAATGCCAAATTACCTCGCAGGAGATCTTGTGAACAAGAAAAGCCAATGCTTCAAGCATGCCATTGCTATCCATAGTTGCGgagctatcatcaatggcatCCATGTGCCCTTGTCcaccctatatatatatatatatatatatatatatatgttagagATTGAAATACCAATTAAAAACTATACGTTTAATGACTTCGAATAAAAGTGGGAAAACTTGAGACTATACATTTAGGGCATGATGATCAATGGTAGGAGTGAGATGGCGCAAAACGTTGTCAATGACTTGGAGAATGGGTTTGACATCGAGAAAACGACCATCGGGCGAATGAGTGGACTGAATTTGCTTCATCATTGCACTGTCATCCGATGCTGAGAACATCCGTCGCTCACTTCTCATCAGTTGCTGTGAGTGTGAGCTTTGGGTTGCCATCTTTGGAGGgatggttttttatttattttaaaaatgtgattttgtgGTTTGTTTAAGGAGCATTTGCTGGGGTTATATAGTGATGGGGGTAATGGAATAAAGTCCCCATTGAATTGGGGTATCTTGCTTTGCTTGCTAGACGAGTTCTAGATAAAGCTAAAGGGCTTctgtttttaaaatgaaaatgttagCCAGTAGTAGCCATGATTGGCCCCTAACACTGCCTAAAGATTAAAGAGGCCGGCGGCAGTGGCATGGGGATCTACCCTGCTCTTTCCAGTCAGAAGGCATCAACGTTTGTGAATAATAGGGGAGTGTAATCAAATCCAGATGGGTTTGAGCTAAAACTGAAATTAGAGATTTGGAATTTATTTGAGTTCCATATGTTTATTCTATTAACAGATAGCTGGATTCAAtgctgaattttaaatttaattatttgttctCAAGTATAATAAGTTGAaagttttgaatattaatttaaaagaaattttgactACAATTAAGAGTTATTTAAATGTGGTTGGAGTGGTCGATTTAGTCTTAGCTTGATTGACATGAGGATTATTGTCAATACAAGAGGATATGTGTTCAAGtgcgtattatcctcctatttatgggttgaagaCTATAGATAATTTTAGACATCCTcttaaaaagaacatatataatgAGAGGATAAAATAACGTTAATTCAAACTTTAGAAATCAATATTCATGAACCCTAAATATAACTAGTAAAACGAATAACATTTAATTTCCTCTCGAGTTAGATTACTTAACGATTTAATAGACTCAATTCTTATAAGTCtgttcaaattaaaatcaaataataaaaatattttcatttaaatttaattatataatatttattttaattttaaacttacaTAAAGCCGAGCTACTCGTGAGCCTATGAACACCTCCACATCTATATCTTAATCCTCAAGGCTCAAACAGTTTCTTATTTCGGATTAAAGCTAAAGATAaacttttgtaatttaatataatcCCTGCAGCAAAAAGTTCATGGAGACTGGTTGatgatttcattaattaattgcATGGTGTCGTGTATTAACGACAATTCtaacaccatttttttaaagaaactaTTTGACaactttatttcttattttaagtGAAAGTATTATTTAtgggaataaattatattaggtaATCCTAAAAggattatttttatacattaataaaataatgttacgtcatcaaattttaaagataacaaagtaatgattaatttttaaattataaacaaacacctttttttcttttacgaactttaatcattttgtttttctttccataagttaatattttttttatttttttgcaaccaattttttaaaaaattagtattttttgtgcaatttttccacaccattgacacataattttggtaattattttacCATGAACCCAGAACCCCGAGGTTCAGGGTTTGGGTTTGAGAATTAAGGTTCAATATTCAGGTTCGAGTTTGAGATTCGGGATTCACGATTCAGGTTTAGGGTTCAAGGTTACGAGTTTGGgcttaagggtttagggttacaaGTTAAGGTTCATGTCTTGGTTTAGAGTTCAAGGGTTTGAGGTTACGGGTTTGGTGTTCAAGCTTAGGATTTTGGGTTTAAGGCTTTGAGTTAAGAGTTCGAGATTCTAGATTTAGAGTTCATGGTTTTgaatttggggtttagggtaaaaaaatttaccaaaactATGTGTTAATCACATGTAAAAAATCGtgaaaatgttattaaataattcGAAATGAACATGAATTATGTGTATAGGAAGGGtccatataaaataaaatttctatggatgagtgtataataaatttatatctttaaaatttgatgatgtgatAAAATGTTAttgattcataaaattttaattttaatatcatcctaagttatttgattatatatataacaacatTAAAGCGTTTGGCATCATTAATTAATGCCATGTGATCTAAAACGGTGTTATATTGTTCAAAAGAATACCAgtaaaaaacatatattgtCAATAGTAGTGTCCCACTATGGCATCTAATTCTGGTttctcttttaactttttttttaaattttaaatttgtgcatTCCAATTTCCGATAccattaataatataaaatttccatataaaatttcaaaaataaactcaatcttaagaagaagaagaagaaaaggttaCTAAAGAGGGggaacaaaagaaaacagagaaaaGAATCATACATCTAAGATTTGTTTGGTATTATATGTTATTACAAAATAATGtatctttaaattaaatcttgtttGTCACGAAGGAAGTATATATAAGACTGCTAGTAGGGATCGGTTCCCAAAATCCATTTAagtctttttataatttataaaattttaaattagtaatagtaaaaGTACACTTTGAttccttaaaaaataaaattttgatttaatcatttaaaattataaagatatagactattaaaataataaaattatatttttactaacgtaaaaatatataatttaattccgtctttaaaaaaaattctaatttcgCCATTGTATATTTGTGAGATGGGGAAGAGATAATATGTTAttacaagaaatttaaattattttgtgttAATAAATATTGTGGAGGGGGTTTTTAGGGTTGTTAGTTTTTTGGCTTGCTATATAGttccaattttttcttttgttaattacaaattcaaataactaaaattttgttttaggaTTTTTGAATAACTTCAGTCCTGTATAGATATATTCAGGAAGGGGAAATGCTTGATGttattggaaaaagaaaaaaggaaaggcTCAACGCTAATGCTAGTGGCAGTAAAACTTTGGGTATTAAACGGTTGTAGCATAATAACCCAAGTTATAAACTTCGTAGGAATCGTAATCACTAATTATAGCAACCAACACAGGCGGCATGAAAATATCATGACACGAGTACTAAAGTCATAACATTGTTAAGGTTTTTATCTATCCGACAATCAatcgattttttaaaaattggatgTATTGTAGTTCGGTAAGGTAGTTGACGATAGGCTTGGTCCACAAAGGAGCATTTAAGTTGGTGAAGATTATAAGACTTGAAAAGAAAGATATGTTAATATGGGGTGTTATAGAGCTCACGGGATTTGAAATATCAACTTGACACCTATATGCCATTTTTATCTGCAATTATGGTACCACTTGAGCTATGTGAATCAAGTTCATCGTGCAACTCACTCATAACATACAATCTCTTAACAGAGTATGGGAGACAATTCCCAAATAATACATTTGATTATTGTAAAACCAATACGAATGGCACACTTCAAAAACTTTTCTTAAAAGAGTTGAACTTCCATGATTTGAAAGAATCGAAAAATAACAAAGGATACTATAAATAAATAGGGACATTATACGAATTTGCCCAAGAACTTTTGATTGAAGGTACTCACAAATTTGGGTTATATGGACCACTCTGAAATTTGGACGTCCATCACTATTCttgcttaaaaaataaaaacatgattGTCTCAGTTCATACAACTTAAAATGTAACTGCAAGAAATTAAGGTAAAAGTATTAAAGAAGCCCCTGTATTTAAGGGTGGATTGTATTTCGATTGTCTACTGAAAATTTAGcttttatacatttcaaatcGTGTAAATTAATTCCTccattaaattttatctattaaatgaTGACAtggaatattaatttaaatatttaactacTAATTTGACCCCTATactataactaaaatatcattttgatttttttaattcttaacaataattctaaaacactataaaaaatatacaaaactatgttaaaatattttatcaaacttCTAGGTTGAAACCCAAAAACCATCATCTTTTTACAAGACATTCTTCCTATTTTGCAAAACCCAGAAAAATCAAAAGGATTTCTCGATGGAagccataaataaataaatacttgattgaagctaaaaaatttcaactaaaagttttaattactcattttcaaatttctcatacttttgttaatatttagttttattttcgtCGTCTATGCTTTCAACtaaaaagtacataaaaatttatttaatttttactttcttCTACTTTAGTTAGAGTTATCCATGGGTCGAGTCAGGCCAAGTAAAAAGTTTAGGTCACGGGCTGACCCAGCCCAAAAAATAGGCTTAAAATTTCGCTCAAGCTCAGCCCAACCCACccgtaataaaaaattttatataaatttaaaaatatatatataatacattaaatacttctcaacaaatagaaaaaaaaattaaaaaaatacttaacatcctcaaaatcccttttatagtaaataatatgagataaaatattagCGAGAAAAAACCGAAAATTGCaacatatcaaaataaagtaaaaccaAGGGACTAGCTCTCTCTTGCTTCTACAATTGGGGCATAATCCCACATTGCTGGTTTCATCGGCTGACATGGTTAAAGAAATCGTCAAAAGCCATGACTTTGTTTTCTCCAACAGACCAAAGAAAACGTACGGCAGCAGATATCTTGCTTTACGGATGCAAGGATCTCGGCTTTGCACCCCACGTTGTGTACTggaaacaaattaagaaaatcAGTGTTGTCGAGCTTTTGAACCATCAAAGAGTGCAATCATTCCAGTTCGTTAGAGAGGAAGAAGTTGAAGTTGTTATTGACAAAATCCGCAATGTTTGTCTTAAAGGAGAGTCCATTAATCTTACGGAGACGCTTGCGTTGgtttcaaataacataatttctCGCTGTGTTCTTAGTCAGAAAAGTGAAGAAGACGACGACGGCCAGTGCAACAAGTTCTGGTCGTTGTCGAAAAGGTTGATGGTTATTTTCGAGGGTTTCTGCTTCGGCGAGGGTGGCTCGATATGATTACCGGATTGATTCCAAGTTTGAAAGCATTATCTAGAGAAATAGATACATTTCTTGCTAAGATAATTGAAGAGCATTGAGCTTTGAAAAGCAATAAAAAGGACATCATTTCCATTATTTTCCAACTCCAAAAGGATGGCATGCTTGACATAGACCTCACTCAAGACAACATCAAAGCCATTTTACTGGTTATGATCATcactattaattttatatttcgataatttttttgTGCCATTAATTATAGATCTCAAGcgtttaattttgaaaacctcAGGATATGTTTCTAGCTGGAATTGATTCCTCAGCATCGACAGTAGAATGGACAATGGCTGAACTTTTAAAGCATCCAACAGCCATGAAAAAGCTTCAAGAAGAGGTGAGAAATGTGGTGGGGAATAAACCAAAGGTGGAAATGGAGGATATCAACAAAATGAGTTGCTTAAAATGTGTATTTAAAGAAACTTTAAGATTACATATCCAGTTGCTCCCCTTCTTCTTCCTCGGCACACATCTGCAACTGTTAAAGTGGGAGGCTACGATATTCCTTCCAATACTACAGTGTTGATCAATGCATGGGCAATTCAGAGACAACCCAAATGGTGGGAAAAACCAGAAGAATTCATCCCAGAGAGATTCGAGAACAACCCCATTAATTTCATTGGCGAAGATTTTCAGTTCATCCCATTCGGTGTGGGAAGAAGAAGCTGTCCTGGCTTGCAGTTCGGAGTTGCTTCAGTTGAGTATATGATTGCCAACCTTGTTTATTGCTTTGATTGGAAGTTGGCTGATGGTGCTACTGCCGACAACTTGGATATGACTGAACCGTACGTTATAGCAGTTTATAGGAAGTCCCCTCTGCATATTCGTCCTCTAGCTCGTTTCCGTACGCTCTAAATACCATTGGAAAGTATTTTGCGGATTAATCTGTTATATTATACAAAGACACTACGGTTTATAATAATACTCGTAGATTAGCACGTGACATGTATAtactatattaatattaaaatatgggAAAATATTTGGAATAATTGAGCTTAAATTTCTCAatgctatttttaaattaagtataCCATGTGTTCTTTTTCTTATAAGATCTAGCGTTAACGGAGGAGACTTTCAATTTTTCTAACAActtattatgttaaataattaacattaaattaatttttattagtctaAGTAATTATTTACTTCATCTTTAAGTTGGAATaatattatacttttaattaaaaattaaatttattatctattatttatattaaatcaatttataagtaaattttaaaataattaaaagatttcTTCACCAATGGGCtgaattttaagattaaatGAAACTCTAAATAAACCTATAAAAgaactattttatttatgttaaattgtaaataaaatatgtatagatTAATAATATGGCTATTGATTTGTCATATTttgttaattgttaaaattaaatttatgataatttagaaaaaattataaaaattgtaaaataattaaaataatgcttgtaaaataattatttctgatACATTATGTTTTACACATTGGAAAAAAAACTTAGGTACTAAATTAGGAATAAAAGTGTTGAACTTaggtaccaaatgatatattaagccattataaaaatataattttaattaattacgcAAACATAAAAGTTAATGCTTGATACATTGAGAGTGTGCTTTTTTCTTATTCcataattgattttaagaattacgattttaaatatttatatttttaatattttagtatacTTTTGCCTTGTAGtctagtaaatatttaattattattttattatactccAAAAACAAATGCCATCAATCGAGACTTGTATTGGTTTTTTACCCATTGACAATGTATGTTACTATCTCTTTTTATACTATGcttaaaattacttataattcTTCCTCGGcctttaaaaaataagataaacgCACTTTAACGCGCTAACACCTCTTGATTCTTtgaattactaaaattattaggtaatatatttgtctttaaattttaattactaagataaattattttaaataattcattaacAGCCATAACAAATAGGTAAGGAGACAAAGGATACCCTTGCCTAACACCTCTTGCTCCTTTGAAGTAGCCTTCCAATACAGTAAGCAAAAAACCACAATGCAGCGAGTCCAAAGCCTTTTGAAGATCCACTTTTATGGCACACCTTAGTGACAAAAATTCCCTACCATAACCACAAACCActtcttgagctaaaagaaTATCGTCTGAAATGTTTCTCATTTGGACAAAAGCTGATTGATTCTTAGAAATTATAAGCGGAAGGTAACTAGTCAGCCAGTTCATTATGATCCTAGTCACGCACTTATACGCAGCAAGATATCGGCCTGTAATGCTTAACCTGATTACCATTGGAAGAAGAGCAATTGAATGCCGGCAGAAGTTTCCTTGtctgaaagaaataaagaatggCCTTTGTCACATCTGCACCAACAATACCCCAAGCAACTTTAAAAAATGTTGAAGTGAAACCATCTGGCCCTGGAGCCTTATCCCCATTCTAAGCAAACATTGCAATTTAACCTCATTTGCTGTAATCTGCCTAGAATTAGCACTCCAAGGCAATGAGATCTGAAGCAGCTCCCTTAAAAACTCAACTGAAGGAGTCTGCACATTCTAATCCTCCCTGCATCATTAGCCAAAACCTTCATAGAATTTCGATTATTCTTCATCCTTACCACTCTATGAAAAACTTAGTGTTTGAATCCCCTTCTTTTAACCAAAGAACTCTAGATTTCTGTCTGAAATGACATTCTTCAGCTTCAAGCAAACTTCTATACTCCTTGTACAATATCCTTCTTTTTCCAAGTAATCAATATCATTAGGAGCCTTAAGAGTTTCTAGCTGAACTCTTTCAAGTTCCTCTTTTTTTACTTGGACCTTTTCGCGAGATAGCACTATAAATTCATCTTTCCAAGTACCTTCTTAACTCTTTTCAATTTCTGAAACAGAATAATCATAGGATCAACCACTACATCTTCATTCCATGAGTCCTCCACAATAGTCAAGAAGTTAGGATGTTTTGTCCaacaaatgaaaaactttaaagGCTTTGGAGGTGAAAATTCAAGCCTATCTAAGTTAATCAGTATTGGACAGTGATCTGAAACATGTGGAGAGACAAACTCAACCATAGAACGTTGAAAAAACAAATGCCAAGTGCTACATACCAATGCTGGATCAAGCCTCCTTGCCAATGGATTATCCTCTTGATGATTAGACCATGTGAAAAATGAACCATTATAAGGGTGATCATGCACATCCAACTCCCCAACACAGTCTCTGAAGTCTTTAATATCATTGGATAAATTCTTATCTCCAGTAAAATCTGAACTTTCTGAAGGGTCAAACAAAACATTGAAGTCTCCTGCAAAAAGTCATGGCCCCCCAATAACAATTTTCTGAATTTCCACCAAATGCTTCCATAAATTCTTCCTTTCAGCACCATCATTTCTACCATAAACAGCAGTAAAAAAACCAGATAttctattaaaaacaaattttcaagTAAGGCTTTGTTCTGTGTTGACAAGAGGCTCCAAAGAAACATTTTTCTTCCACAAAACCCATATCCTACCATTCACTGCATCATTGTAATTACAAGAACTATTCCATTCTTTGTAGAAATACAATCGACAGATCAATCAAGAAATCAGCAAGTAACGAGCTCGAAACAACAAATATCAAAAGAAGATGtccaagaaacaacaaaatacaagaaaaatgtTGCACAAATTCCTCACAATATTATTCCATCAACATGAACAAAGCATGTTATCTCGCCTGTGCACTCCAGGCTTAAGTCAGATTCTACCACACTGCATAAAGaattcattaaaagaaaaagacaatttGTGATTTTAAATGTTGCACAATTTCCTCTGCTGCATATCAATGTTGTTTGAATCGGATAAGATTGGT
This genomic window contains:
- the LOC105802093 gene encoding protein SIEVE ELEMENT OCCLUSION B, with product MATQSSHSQQLMRSERRMFSASDDSAMMKQIQSTHSPDGRFLDVKPILQVIDNVLRHLTPTIDHHALNGGQGHMDAIDDSSATMDSNGMLEALAFLVHKISCEISCKCSGGGDAHATTMVLLNTLSSYSWDAKVVLTLAAFAVNFGECWLVLQLCTTNSLAKSVALLKQLPDILEYSHTLKPHFDALHKLIKAMMEVTKCIVEFTELPSQYISSDVPPLSIAVAHIPTAAYWTIRSVVACAAQITSLVGMRYEFVTSTSEAWELSSLAHKVCSIHEHLQKILHLCHQHIDEKKQTEAYEGLKHSFGTPQLDNSKILLKIFSLSKEDPHSLLGPDKTKVHIEVLRRKHVLLLISDLDITHEEIQVLESLYKYDRVASEVNYEIVWLPIVDRSAWNDSYQQKFLSLQSMMPWYTVNHPSIIEPAVVKYTREVWNFVKKPIVVTLDPLGKMTCPNALNMLWIWGNTAFPFTTDREASLWKAEAWTVELLVDGLEPNLSNWVRQEKVICLYGGEEMEWIESFTSATKNVAQFLGIGLEMVYVGKNNAKERVKKITGLINERQLSHAWQDANVWFFWKRLESMLFSKTQQGKTNEIDVIKQEVMTLLGYDGSEQGWAVFFSGTNMVRAKGDKVLNAIQSFEQWEDMARVSGFISAIRGHLEGIADEHHCTRLILPGISGGIAETVVCAECGRTMEMYFMYRCCDE
- the LOC105800892 gene encoding phenylacetaldehyde oxime monooxygenase CYP71AN24-like, with product MTLFSPTDQRKRTAADILLYGCKDLGFAPHVVYWKQIKKISVVELLNHQRVQSFQFVREEEVEVVIDKIRNVCLKGESINLTETLALVSNNIISRCVLSQKSEEDDDGQCNKFWSLSKRLMDMFLAGIDSSASTVEWTMAELLKHPTAMKKLQEEITYPVAPLLLPRHTSATVKVGGYDIPSNTTVLINAWAIQRQPKWWEKPEEFIPERFENNPINFIGEDFQFIPFGVGRRSCPGLQFGVASVEYMIANLVYCFDWKLADGATADNLDMTEPYVIAVYRKSPLHIRPLARFRTL